In Pseudomonas alcaliphila JAB1, a single window of DNA contains:
- a CDS encoding lipid A biosynthesis lauroyl acyltransferase has product MDRPRFRAYFLHPRFWPLWLGFGLLWLVVQLPYGLQLKLGRALGWLMYRTASSRRQIAARNLELCFPDKSAAERERLLKENFASTGIAFFEMAMSWWWPKARLARLAHVEGLEHLQQAQAEGQGVILMAVHFTTLEIGAALLGQLHTIDGMYREHDNPLFDYIQRRGRERHNPDASAIEREDIRAMLKVLRAGRAIWYAPDQDYGRKQSIFVPLFGIQAATVTATTKFARLGKARVVPFTQRRLADGSGYRLVIHPPLEGFPGESEEADCLRINQWIEQVVSACPEQYLWAHRRFKTRPEGEPKLYGKRK; this is encoded by the coding sequence ATGGACCGCCCCCGCTTTCGCGCCTATTTTCTTCATCCGCGCTTCTGGCCGCTGTGGCTGGGCTTCGGATTGCTGTGGCTGGTGGTGCAACTGCCTTACGGCCTGCAACTGAAACTGGGGCGGGCACTGGGCTGGCTGATGTACCGCACGGCAAGCTCGCGCCGGCAGATCGCTGCGCGCAATCTGGAACTTTGCTTCCCCGACAAGAGCGCTGCCGAGCGCGAGCGCCTGCTCAAGGAGAATTTCGCCTCCACCGGTATTGCCTTCTTCGAAATGGCCATGAGCTGGTGGTGGCCCAAGGCGCGTCTGGCGCGACTGGCGCATGTCGAAGGCCTCGAGCATCTGCAGCAGGCGCAGGCCGAGGGGCAGGGCGTGATCCTCATGGCGGTGCACTTCACCACCCTGGAGATCGGCGCCGCGCTGCTCGGTCAGTTGCACACCATCGACGGCATGTACCGCGAGCACGACAACCCGCTGTTCGATTACATCCAGCGTCGTGGCCGCGAACGCCACAACCCCGATGCCAGTGCCATCGAGCGCGAGGACATTCGCGCCATGCTCAAGGTGCTGCGTGCCGGTCGTGCGATCTGGTACGCGCCGGATCAGGATTACGGCCGCAAGCAGAGCATCTTCGTGCCGCTGTTCGGTATTCAGGCGGCCACGGTTACCGCCACCACCAAGTTCGCCCGCCTGGGCAAGGCGCGCGTGGTGCCTTTCACCCAGCGGCGCCTGGCCGATGGCAGCGGTTATCGCCTGGTGATCCATCCGCCGCTCGAAGGCTTTCCCGGCGAGAGCGAGGAGGCCGATTGCCTGCGTATCAACCAGTGGATCGAACAGGTGGTCAGTGCCTGCCCGGAGCAGTACCTATGGGCGCATCGGCGTTTCAAGACGCGTCCCGAGGGTGAGCCGAAGCTGTACGGTAAGCGCAAGTAG
- a CDS encoding patatin-like phospholipase family protein: MTVIARPDAPVTGLILSGGGARAAYQVGVLAAIADLLPDASHNPFPVIVGTSAGAINAVGLACGALQFGEAVRRLTSVWQGFHTHMVYRSDWPGVLRQAARFIGHSLLGLGRDVPVALLDSSPLRELLERELDFSGIAAAVRHRQLRAVAVTAFGYESGQAVTFYQGRATIDPWFRHRRVGVPTRLQLDHLLASASIPLIFPPVKINREYFGDGAVRQAAPISPALHLGASRVLVIGVSGNAQLEPNAELPRVISTRPPSLAQIGGHMLNSTFIDNLETDIELLERLNQMSALVPPERRPRGLGLNPVDVLVIAPSQPLDQIAARHQRELPKALRLFLRGPGATKAGGAGVLSYLLFEPGYCSELIELGYQDAMARKADLCRFLGLAEVAHSA, translated from the coding sequence ATGACCGTGATTGCCCGCCCCGATGCGCCCGTTACCGGGCTGATCCTCTCTGGTGGCGGGGCGCGGGCGGCCTATCAGGTCGGGGTGTTGGCAGCCATCGCCGATCTACTGCCGGACGCCTCGCACAATCCCTTTCCGGTGATAGTCGGGACCTCGGCCGGGGCGATCAACGCCGTTGGCCTGGCCTGTGGGGCGCTGCAGTTCGGCGAAGCGGTGCGGCGCCTGACCTCGGTCTGGCAAGGCTTTCACACTCATATGGTGTACCGCAGCGACTGGCCGGGCGTGTTGCGGCAGGCGGCGCGCTTCATTGGCCACAGCCTGCTTGGCCTGGGGCGCGATGTTCCGGTAGCCTTGCTCGACAGTTCGCCGTTGCGTGAGTTGCTGGAGCGCGAGCTGGACTTCTCCGGCATCGCTGCGGCCGTGCGCCATCGCCAGCTGCGAGCGGTAGCAGTGACTGCCTTCGGCTACGAAAGTGGCCAGGCGGTGACCTTCTATCAGGGCCGCGCCACTATCGATCCCTGGTTCCGCCATCGTCGCGTCGGTGTACCGACGCGTCTGCAGCTCGACCATTTGCTGGCCAGCGCGTCGATCCCGCTGATCTTTCCGCCGGTGAAGATCAACCGTGAGTATTTTGGCGACGGCGCAGTGCGCCAGGCGGCGCCGATCAGCCCGGCACTGCATCTCGGGGCCAGCCGCGTGCTGGTGATCGGTGTCAGCGGTAATGCCCAGCTCGAACCCAATGCCGAGCTGCCGCGCGTGATCAGCACTCGACCGCCGAGCCTGGCGCAGATCGGCGGGCATATGCTCAACAGTACCTTTATCGACAATCTGGAGACGGACATCGAGCTGCTCGAGCGGCTCAACCAGATGAGCGCACTGGTACCGCCGGAGCGGCGTCCGCGTGGCTTGGGTTTGAACCCGGTGGACGTGCTGGTGATCGCGCCGAGCCAGCCGCTGGATCAGATCGCCGCGCGCCATCAGCGTGAGCTGCCCAAGGCGCTGCGACTGTTTCTGCGCGGCCCGGGGGCGACCAAGGCCGGTGGTGCGGGCGTACTTAGTTACCTGCTGTTCGAGCCCGGCTACTGCAGTGAACTGATCGAGTTGGGTTATCAGGATGCGATGGCGCGCAAGGCCGACCTCTGCCGTTTTCTCGGGTTGGCCGAGGTCGCCCATTCCGCTTGA
- a CDS encoding pirin family protein — protein MTSQRRVISIQPGQPASDGAGVRLNRVIGGPGLERFDPFLMLDEFSTDNPDDYIAGFPPHPHRGFETITYMLEGRMRHEDHLGNVGLLGSGGVQWMTAARGIIHSEMPEQESGAMRGFQLWLNLPAKDKLGEAGYRDIPATDIPRINTASGAEVVVIAGEFDDGEIRQAGAVQRPHTQPQLFDLNLPAGSQVSPRLADGQRVMLYVYQGLLELPEASTQPVSAGRLVRLSDEGELHLASTHGARVLLIAGTPLNEPIVQYGPFVMNSREEIEQAMRDFRDGVLA, from the coding sequence ATGACCTCGCAACGCCGCGTCATCAGCATCCAGCCTGGCCAACCCGCCTCGGACGGCGCCGGTGTGCGCCTCAACCGCGTGATCGGCGGACCGGGCCTGGAACGCTTCGACCCCTTCCTGATGCTCGACGAGTTTTCCACCGACAACCCCGACGACTACATCGCCGGCTTCCCGCCGCATCCGCATCGTGGTTTCGAGACCATCACCTACATGCTCGAAGGGCGCATGCGCCATGAGGACCATCTGGGCAACGTCGGCCTGCTCGGCAGCGGCGGCGTGCAATGGATGACGGCTGCGCGCGGCATCATCCACAGCGAGATGCCCGAGCAGGAGTCTGGCGCCATGCGCGGCTTCCAGCTGTGGCTCAACCTGCCAGCCAAGGACAAGTTGGGTGAAGCGGGCTACCGCGATATTCCAGCCACCGACATCCCGCGCATCAACACGGCGTCCGGCGCCGAGGTGGTGGTGATCGCTGGTGAATTCGATGACGGCGAGATCCGCCAGGCCGGCGCCGTGCAGCGGCCGCACACCCAGCCTCAGCTGTTCGACCTGAACCTGCCGGCCGGCAGCCAGGTTTCACCGCGCCTGGCCGATGGTCAGCGGGTCATGCTGTACGTTTACCAAGGCCTGCTCGAGCTGCCCGAGGCCAGTACACAACCGGTCAGCGCCGGGCGTCTGGTGCGGCTATCCGACGAGGGTGAGCTGCACCTGGCCAGCACCCATGGTGCGCGGGTATTGCTGATCGCCGGCACACCACTGAACGAACCCATCGTCCAGTACGGACCGTTCGTGATGAACAGCCGCGAGGAAATCGAGCAGGCCATGCGCGATTTTCGTGATGGTGTGCTGGCCTGA
- a CDS encoding serine/threonine protein kinase, with translation MPSLARLAALLGGLAFCVSAMAADVDAESYGYPLANPFEATIATTPPELRPTLPADGDIRQRDYSVRLRPDREFELLDNFWPVTKLRYRLAQQNGRAPLIFIISGTGAHYASGTTEYLKKLFYGAGFHVVQLSSPTSYDFMAAASRSATPGYSPDDADDLYRVMQAVRAQHPKLEVSEFLLTGYSLGALHAAFVSQIDETRRAFDFKRVLLLNPPVNLYTSISNLDKLVQTKVQGIDNSTNFYDLVLGKLTRYFNDKGYLDINNAMLYDFQQSKERLSDEQMAMLIGTSFRFSSADIVFTSDLLNRRGLITPRDYRITESTSLTPFFQMALRCDFDCYIAEQLMPMWRARHDGGSLNQLVDKSSLYALEDYLRGSDKVSVMHNADDLILGQGDIGFLRRTFGDRLTLYPRGGHCGNLNYRVNSDAMLEFFRG, from the coding sequence ATGCCCAGCCTTGCCCGACTCGCCGCCTTGCTCGGTGGCCTGGCCTTCTGTGTCTCAGCGATGGCCGCCGATGTGGATGCGGAAAGCTACGGCTATCCACTGGCCAACCCGTTCGAAGCGACCATCGCCACCACACCGCCCGAACTGCGCCCGACGCTGCCGGCCGACGGCGACATCAGGCAACGCGACTACTCGGTACGCCTGCGCCCAGACCGCGAATTCGAGCTGCTGGACAATTTCTGGCCAGTGACCAAGCTGCGTTACCGCCTGGCCCAGCAGAACGGTCGTGCACCGCTGATTTTCATCATATCCGGCACCGGCGCGCACTATGCCAGCGGCACCACCGAATACCTGAAGAAGCTGTTCTACGGTGCAGGTTTCCATGTTGTGCAGTTGTCCTCACCGACCAGCTATGACTTCATGGCCGCCGCCTCGCGTTCGGCCACGCCGGGCTACAGCCCTGACGATGCCGACGATCTGTACCGCGTGATGCAGGCCGTACGTGCCCAGCACCCGAAGCTGGAGGTCAGCGAGTTCCTGCTGACCGGTTACAGCCTCGGCGCGCTGCATGCCGCCTTCGTCAGCCAGATCGATGAAACCCGCCGCGCCTTCGATTTCAAACGCGTGCTGCTGCTCAACCCGCCGGTCAACCTCTACACCTCCATCAGCAACCTCGACAAGCTGGTGCAGACCAAGGTGCAAGGCATCGACAACAGCACCAACTTCTATGATCTGGTGCTGGGCAAGTTGACCCGCTACTTCAATGACAAGGGCTATCTGGATATCAACAACGCCATGCTCTATGACTTCCAGCAGTCCAAAGAGCGGCTCTCGGACGAGCAGATGGCCATGCTCATCGGCACCTCGTTCCGCTTCTCGTCTGCCGACATCGTGTTCACCTCGGACCTGCTCAACCGCCGCGGCCTGATTACCCCGCGCGACTATCGCATCACCGAGAGCACCAGCCTCACGCCGTTCTTCCAGATGGCCCTGCGCTGCGACTTCGATTGCTATATCGCCGAGCAACTGATGCCCATGTGGCGTGCTCGTCACGATGGCGGCAGCCTCAACCAGTTGGTCGACAAGAGCAGCCTGTATGCGCTGGAGGACTACCTCAGAGGCAGCGACAAGGTCTCGGTGATGCACAACGCCGACGACCTGATCCTCGGCCAGGGCGACATCGGCTTTCTGCGCCGCACCTTTGGCGACCGCCTGACCCTTTACCCGCGCGGCGGGCACTGCGGCAACCTCAACTATCGCGTCAACAGCGACGCCATGCTGGAGTTCTTCCGTGGTTAA
- a CDS encoding DUF2061 domain-containing protein has protein sequence MLKTLTFTIMHFCIAFAVTYALTGSVAASSLVAAIEPLCNSVGFYFHEKVWQRFERRRQPSAERPKHAWLHHHA, from the coding sequence ATGCTCAAGACCCTGACCTTCACCATCATGCACTTCTGCATCGCCTTCGCCGTCACCTACGCGCTAACCGGCAGCGTTGCGGCCAGTAGCCTGGTGGCAGCTATCGAGCCACTGTGCAACTCCGTGGGCTTCTACTTCCACGAGAAGGTCTGGCAACGTTTCGAGCGCCGTCGCCAACCGTCGGCGGAGCGCCCCAAGCATGCCTGGCTGCACCATCACGCCTGA
- a CDS encoding DHCW motif cupin fold protein: protein MRISDIPFGVTDWAAIPVTEHPGERGVARWRTCQFAALRVRVVEYSPGYLADHWCQKGHVLLCLEGELTTELEDGRVFVLKPGMSYQVADGAEAHRSSTTPGARLFVVD, encoded by the coding sequence ATGCGGATCAGTGATATTCCCTTTGGCGTGACGGACTGGGCGGCGATACCAGTGACCGAACATCCGGGCGAGCGGGGCGTGGCACGTTGGCGTACTTGCCAGTTCGCTGCGCTGCGTGTGCGTGTGGTCGAGTATTCGCCGGGGTATCTGGCCGACCACTGGTGTCAGAAAGGGCATGTGCTGTTGTGCCTGGAAGGGGAGCTGACCACCGAGCTTGAGGATGGCCGGGTATTCGTGCTCAAGCCCGGTATGAGTTATCAGGTGGCTGATGGCGCCGAGGCCCATCGTTCCTCGACAACGCCCGGCGCCCGCCTGTTCGTGGTGGACTGA
- a CDS encoding DUF2784 domain-containing protein — MLWRMAADALVLVHLSFILFVLLGGLLLLRWPRLIWLHLPAVAWGIVVECLHLGCPLTPWENQLRRMAGQAGYDGGFIEHYLIPLIYPAGLTPQIQIGLGAIVVLLNLAVYTWLIWRWRNKA; from the coding sequence ATGCTTTGGCGCATGGCTGCCGACGCTCTGGTACTGGTGCACCTGAGCTTCATTCTGTTCGTGCTGTTGGGTGGCTTGCTGTTGCTGCGCTGGCCGCGGTTGATCTGGCTACACCTGCCTGCGGTGGCCTGGGGCATCGTGGTGGAGTGTCTGCACCTGGGCTGCCCGCTGACGCCCTGGGAAAACCAGCTGCGCCGAATGGCCGGGCAGGCGGGTTATGACGGCGGCTTCATCGAGCACTACCTGATACCGCTGATCTATCCGGCCGGGCTCACGCCACAGATCCAGATCGGGTTGGGTGCCATCGTCGTGTTGCTCAACCTGGCCGTTTATACCTGGCTGATCTGGCGCTGGCGCAACAAGGCTTGA
- a CDS encoding SDR family oxidoreductase, translating into MQNRMMITGAGSGLGREIALRWAHEGWRLALADVNEAGLTETLKLVREAGGDGFTRRCDVRDYSQLTALAQACEEQFGGIDIIVNNAGVASGGFFSELSLEDWDWQISINLMGVVKGCKAFLPLLEKSKGKIVNIASMAALMQGPGMSNYNVAKAGVVALSESLLVELRQLEVGVHVVCPSFFQTNLLDSFRGPTPAMKAQVGKLLESSPISASDIANYIHDEMAKGSFMILPHEMGRMAWALKQKNPQALYDEMASMAEKMRGKAKPAS; encoded by the coding sequence ATGCAAAACCGCATGATGATCACTGGCGCGGGCTCCGGCCTGGGACGCGAAATTGCCCTGCGTTGGGCGCACGAGGGTTGGCGACTGGCGCTGGCCGACGTCAACGAGGCCGGCCTGACCGAAACCTTGAAATTGGTACGCGAGGCCGGTGGCGACGGCTTCACTCGTCGCTGCGACGTGCGTGACTACAGCCAGCTGACCGCTCTGGCGCAAGCCTGCGAAGAGCAGTTCGGCGGCATCGACATCATCGTCAACAACGCCGGTGTCGCTTCCGGCGGCTTCTTCAGCGAGTTGTCGCTGGAGGACTGGGACTGGCAGATCTCGATCAACCTGATGGGCGTGGTCAAAGGCTGCAAGGCATTTTTGCCGCTGCTGGAAAAGAGCAAGGGCAAGATCGTCAACATCGCCTCCATGGCCGCGCTGATGCAGGGGCCGGGCATGAGCAACTACAACGTTGCCAAGGCCGGCGTGGTGGCGCTGTCGGAAAGTCTGCTGGTAGAGCTGCGTCAACTGGAGGTTGGCGTGCATGTGGTCTGCCCGTCGTTCTTCCAGACCAATCTGCTGGATTCCTTCCGTGGCCCGACCCCGGCGATGAAGGCGCAGGTTGGCAAGTTGCTGGAAAGCTCACCGATCAGCGCGTCTGATATCGCCAATTACATCCACGATGAGATGGCCAAGGGCAGTTTCATGATTCTGCCGCACGAAATGGGTCGTATGGCCTGGGCGCTGAAGCAGAAGAACCCGCAGGCGCTGTACGACGAGATGGCCAGCATGGCCGAGAAAATGCGTGGCAAGGCCAAACCCGCCAGCTGA
- a CDS encoding MFS transporter, whose protein sequence is MKPVPRALLLVALVLAAINLRPGITSLAPLIERIAAELSLSRSFISLTTALPVLCMGLLAPLAPRLAIRWGLERTIVLCLGLIGLALLARLAAHQSVVLIGSAIALGAAIAVAGPLLSGFIKRHFASQMGRVVGWYSLGMAIGGAGGAVLTAPATALFGDAWHLGLAVWAAPALFGVMLWLWLPNQASAVDEQEGGGLPWRQPRAWLISCFFAIQAGLFYAIATWAVARYHEAGLSMLRSNSLLSLAMLMGLPSSFLLPWLAQRYNARYPLLLACGAVTCGCLAMVTFTPRFVPELWAVILGFSLGGSFALSLVLPLYEAGSPLAVSRWTAMMLFTGYSLGCLTPILTGLARDLSGSYRLPFAVLTALALVMTLVAWLLGRSRRQAR, encoded by the coding sequence GTGAAACCTGTCCCTCGGGCCCTGTTGCTGGTGGCCCTGGTGCTGGCGGCGATCAATTTGCGCCCCGGCATCACTTCCCTCGCGCCGCTGATCGAGCGCATCGCTGCGGAGCTGTCGCTGAGCCGCAGTTTCATCAGCCTGACCACGGCCTTGCCGGTGCTGTGCATGGGCCTGCTCGCGCCCTTGGCGCCGCGCCTGGCGATACGCTGGGGCCTTGAACGCACCATCGTGCTTTGCCTTGGGCTTATTGGCCTGGCGCTGCTGGCGCGTCTGGCTGCGCACCAGAGCGTGGTGCTGATCGGCAGTGCCATCGCTTTGGGAGCCGCCATCGCGGTTGCCGGGCCTTTGTTGTCGGGCTTCATCAAGCGTCACTTCGCCAGCCAGATGGGCCGTGTGGTGGGCTGGTACTCACTGGGCATGGCCATCGGCGGTGCTGGCGGTGCGGTGCTCACGGCTCCGGCTACGGCGCTGTTTGGCGATGCCTGGCACCTGGGGCTGGCGGTGTGGGCCGCGCCTGCGTTGTTCGGGGTGATGCTTTGGCTGTGGTTACCCAATCAGGCCAGCGCCGTTGACGAGCAGGAGGGCGGTGGTTTGCCCTGGCGGCAGCCACGCGCCTGGCTGATCAGCTGCTTCTTCGCCATTCAGGCGGGCTTGTTCTATGCCATCGCGACCTGGGCGGTAGCGCGCTATCACGAAGCTGGATTGAGCATGCTGCGCAGTAACTCGCTGCTCAGTCTGGCCATGCTCATGGGGCTGCCCAGCTCGTTTCTGCTGCCCTGGCTGGCGCAGCGCTACAATGCGCGCTATCCACTGCTGCTGGCGTGCGGTGCGGTCACCTGCGGTTGCCTGGCGATGGTCACCTTCACGCCGCGCTTCGTTCCCGAATTGTGGGCGGTGATTCTGGGCTTTTCGCTGGGCGGCTCCTTCGCCCTGTCGCTGGTGCTGCCGCTGTACGAAGCCGGCTCGCCACTGGCGGTCAGCCGCTGGACGGCGATGATGCTGTTCACCGGTTACAGCCTGGGCTGCCTGACGCCCATTCTCACCGGGCTGGCACGTGATCTGTCCGGCAGCTACCGTCTGCCATTCGCGGTGCTCACCGCGCTGGCACTGGTGATGACGCTGGTGGCCTGGCTGTTGGGCCGTAGCCGACGCCAGGCTCGCTGA
- a CDS encoding YnfA family protein, whose translation MINYLWFLLAALFEIAGCYAFWMWLRLDRSAWWVLPGLLSLALFSLILTRVEASFAGRAYAAYGGVYIVASLVWLALIEKTRPMLSDWLGAALCLAGATIILLGPRLHAS comes from the coding sequence ATGATCAACTATCTGTGGTTCCTGCTGGCGGCCTTGTTCGAGATCGCTGGTTGCTACGCCTTCTGGATGTGGCTGCGGCTCGATCGCAGTGCCTGGTGGGTGCTGCCTGGGTTGCTCAGCCTGGCGCTGTTCAGCCTGATTCTGACCCGCGTCGAAGCCTCGTTCGCCGGTCGCGCCTATGCCGCCTATGGCGGTGTGTATATCGTCGCTTCGCTGGTGTGGCTGGCGCTGATCGAAAAGACCCGGCCGATGCTCAGCGACTGGTTGGGCGCTGCGCTGTGCCTGGCAGGCGCCACCATCATCCTGCTGGGACCGCGGCTGCATGCCTCCTGA
- a CDS encoding porin has protein sequence MIRKHFAGFVASALALAVSAQAFAGTVTTDGADIVIKTKGGLEVGTTDKQFGFKIGGRLQADYSTFDGIYTVNGDNADAAYFRRAFLELSGYVYKDWAYTFSYDFSHNAGSSEDGYFDEASIAYNGFAPVSIKVGRFDPEFGLEKATSSKWVTAQERTAAYDLVDWANAHQNGLGIQVSGSAGDSLYGSFGLSAKDQNDVDGESTKQFNLRGVFAPMHEAGNVLHFGVNYAQRDLSDTAFDARIRSRMGMRGVSTSGGNDAGTNGNRLVLGGTNVSPAGSYDNDSALGVEAAFAMGPFSIQGEYIKREMEADSAAFDDIEGDGYYAQVAYTLTGEARGYKLGKFDSIKPSNKQIGAWELFYRYDHLSVDDDNGARAAISDIEAKVHNLGVNWYVNDAVKISGVYVKAKVDNSTNANGDDDGDGMVFRAQYAF, from the coding sequence ATGATCCGTAAGCACTTCGCCGGTTTCGTAGCCAGCGCCCTGGCTCTGGCCGTTTCCGCCCAGGCTTTCGCCGGTACTGTCACCACTGACGGCGCCGATATCGTGATCAAGACCAAAGGCGGTCTGGAAGTCGGTACCACCGACAAGCAGTTCGGTTTCAAGATTGGCGGCCGTCTGCAAGCAGACTACAGCACCTTCGACGGCATCTATACCGTGAACGGTGACAACGCCGATGCTGCCTACTTCCGCCGCGCTTTCCTCGAGCTGTCGGGCTATGTCTACAAGGACTGGGCTTACACCTTCAGCTACGATTTCTCTCACAACGCCGGCAGCTCTGAAGATGGTTACTTCGACGAAGCTTCCATCGCCTACAACGGTTTCGCTCCGGTCTCCATCAAGGTAGGTCGTTTCGACCCTGAATTCGGTCTTGAAAAAGCCACGAGCTCCAAGTGGGTCACCGCTCAGGAACGTACCGCTGCTTACGATCTGGTTGACTGGGCCAACGCCCATCAGAATGGTCTGGGTATCCAGGTTTCTGGCAGTGCAGGTGATTCGCTGTACGGTTCCTTTGGTCTGAGTGCCAAAGACCAGAACGACGTCGATGGTGAAAGCACCAAGCAATTCAACCTGCGCGGTGTTTTCGCTCCGATGCACGAAGCCGGCAACGTTCTGCACTTCGGTGTCAACTACGCCCAGCGTGACCTCTCCGACACCGCGTTCGACGCCCGTATTCGCAGCCGTATGGGCATGCGTGGCGTGAGCACCAGCGGTGGTAACGATGCGGGTACCAACGGCAACCGTCTGGTTCTGGGTGGTACCAACGTTTCGCCGGCAGGCTCCTACGACAACGATAGCGCCCTCGGTGTTGAAGCCGCATTCGCCATGGGCCCGTTCTCGATTCAAGGCGAATACATCAAGCGTGAAATGGAAGCTGACAGCGCTGCCTTCGACGATATCGAAGGTGATGGCTACTACGCTCAGGTGGCGTACACCCTTACCGGTGAAGCCCGTGGCTACAAGCTCGGCAAGTTCGATAGCATCAAGCCCAGCAACAAGCAGATTGGCGCCTGGGAACTTTTCTACCGCTATGACCACCTGTCGGTAGACGATGATAACGGTGCTCGTGCAGCTATCAGTGACATCGAAGCCAAGGTCCACAATCTGGGTGTCAACTGGTACGTCAACGACGCCGTCAAGATCAGCGGTGTCTACGTCAAGGCCAAGGTCGACAACTCCACCAACGCCAATGGCGACGACGACGGTGACGGCATGGTCTTCCGTGCTCAGTATGCGTTCTAA
- a CDS encoding inorganic diphosphatase, with the protein MRKSLLALGVALSVVAPSALAAPGIVHPFHAAQAKDAPNEVHMAVEIPAGSITKYEINEEGLVFVDRFQSMPVAYPANYGSLPRTLGGDGDPLDALVLTREALHPGVLIKFRPVAVLRMIDGGEADEKIIGVPSSDVDPTYDKILDVDDLPLIERQRIEAFFRVYKQLPEGRKKVELNGYGNAAEARQLIEEALERFQKQN; encoded by the coding sequence ATGCGTAAATCACTGCTTGCCCTCGGCGTTGCCCTCAGCGTCGTTGCTCCCAGCGCCCTCGCAGCGCCTGGTATCGTTCATCCCTTCCATGCCGCGCAGGCAAAAGACGCACCGAATGAAGTGCACATGGCAGTCGAGATTCCAGCCGGCAGCATCACCAAATACGAGATCAACGAAGAAGGCCTGGTTTTCGTCGACCGTTTCCAGTCGATGCCGGTTGCCTATCCAGCCAACTATGGCTCGCTGCCACGCACCCTGGGTGGCGACGGTGATCCGCTCGATGCGCTGGTACTCACCCGCGAAGCGCTGCATCCAGGCGTGCTGATCAAGTTCCGCCCGGTCGCGGTGCTGAGAATGATCGATGGTGGGGAGGCGGACGAGAAGATCATCGGTGTCCCCAGCAGTGATGTCGATCCGACTTACGACAAGATCCTCGATGTCGATGACCTGCCGCTGATTGAACGCCAGCGCATCGAAGCTTTCTTTCGCGTCTACAAGCAGTTGCCGGAAGGTCGCAAGAAAGTCGAACTCAATGGCTACGGCAATGCAGCCGAGGCACGACAGCTTATCGAAGAAGCACTGGAGCGTTTCCAGAAGCAAAACTGA
- a CDS encoding GNAT family N-acetyltransferase: MPLTIIDSLQTLPADVWDGLLIQPQPFLRHAFLSALEDSGSVGGRSGWQPSHRLWCDEHGKVQAALPAYLKQHSYGEYVFDHAWADACRRAGIGYYPKLLGAVPFSPVSGARLLGDVHAAGELLDALTAGLSQEALSSLHINFTSPACDAVMAQRSGWLERLGCQFHWHNRGYRDFQDFLDALSSRKRKQMRKEREQVAGQGIEFDRRLGRELSEADWDFVYHCYANTYHVRGQAPYLTRDFFSLLAERMPEMIRVVFATQHGRALAMAFSLVDGDTFYGRYWGCLAEFDRLHFETCFYQGMELAIAEGLQRFDAGAQGEHKLIRGFEPVLTRSWHYLRHPGLHAAVADFLEQERSGMRVYAQEARSYLPFRQPDNG, translated from the coding sequence ATGCCCCTCACCATCATCGACTCGCTTCAAACGTTACCCGCCGACGTCTGGGATGGGCTGCTGATACAGCCACAACCCTTTCTGCGTCATGCCTTTCTCAGTGCGCTGGAGGACAGCGGCAGCGTCGGTGGCCGCAGTGGCTGGCAGCCCTCGCACCGGCTTTGGTGCGATGAGCACGGCAAGGTGCAGGCAGCATTGCCGGCTTATCTGAAGCAGCACTCCTACGGCGAATACGTGTTCGACCATGCCTGGGCCGATGCTTGCCGGCGCGCCGGTATCGGCTACTACCCAAAACTGCTGGGCGCTGTGCCGTTCTCCCCGGTGAGCGGGGCGCGCTTGCTGGGTGATGTCCATGCGGCGGGGGAGTTGCTTGACGCGCTGACAGCCGGATTGAGCCAGGAAGCGTTGTCGAGCCTGCACATCAATTTCACCAGCCCGGCCTGTGATGCCGTGATGGCGCAACGATCGGGTTGGCTGGAGCGCTTGGGTTGCCAGTTCCATTGGCACAATCGGGGTTACCGGGATTTCCAGGACTTTCTCGATGCGCTCAGCTCGCGCAAACGCAAGCAGATGCGCAAGGAACGTGAGCAGGTGGCGGGGCAGGGCATCGAGTTCGACAGGCGTCTGGGCCGCGAGTTGAGCGAGGCTGACTGGGACTTCGTCTACCACTGTTACGCCAATACCTACCACGTGCGCGGTCAGGCGCCCTATCTGACGCGGGACTTTTTCAGCCTGCTGGCCGAACGTATGCCCGAGATGATTCGGGTGGTGTTCGCGACGCAGCATGGCCGTGCGCTGGCCATGGCCTTCAGCCTGGTCGATGGCGATACCTTCTATGGCCGCTACTGGGGTTGTCTGGCCGAATTCGACCGGCTGCATTTCGAAACCTGCTTCTATCAAGGCATGGAGCTGGCCATCGCCGAAGGTCTGCAGCGCTTCGATGCCGGGGCGCAGGGCGAGCACAAACTGATCCGAGGCTTCGAGCCGGTTCTCACCCGCTCTTGGCACTATCTCCGTCACCCGGGACTGCACGCAGCCGTTGCCGACTTTCTCGAGCAGGAGCGCTCTGGCATGCGGGTTTACGCGCAAGAGGCGCGGAGCTATCTGCCTTTTCGCCAGCCTGACAACGGCTGA